The following proteins come from a genomic window of Cronobacter muytjensii ATCC 51329:
- the gatA gene encoding PTS galactitol transporter subunit IIA, whose product MSQLFVRTGIAFSDCQHALAHIGETMLAKGVVRDTYPAALLAREAAFPTGIALERHAVAIPHCEAIHAVSPAIYLIRPDSPVRFQRADDEGEIAVSLIIALIVDNPTAQLTLLRRLFGKLQDPDVLDELLQASEAELATRFQQTILEPEHCDQAS is encoded by the coding sequence ATGAGCCAATTATTCGTACGTACCGGCATCGCCTTTTCCGACTGTCAGCATGCGCTGGCGCATATTGGCGAAACCATGCTGGCTAAAGGGGTGGTGCGTGACACCTATCCCGCCGCGCTACTGGCGCGAGAGGCGGCATTCCCGACAGGCATTGCGCTTGAGCGTCATGCGGTCGCCATCCCGCACTGCGAGGCGATACATGCCGTGTCGCCAGCGATTTACCTTATCCGTCCTGACTCTCCGGTACGGTTCCAGCGCGCAGACGACGAGGGAGAAATAGCGGTCTCCCTCATTATCGCGCTGATTGTCGACAACCCGACGGCGCAACTGACTCTGCTGCGCCGTCTCTTTGGCAAGTTGCAAGACCCTGACGTGCTGGACGAGCTGTTGCAGGCCTCCGAAGCGGAGCTGGCCACGCGGTTTCAGCAGACCATCCTTGAGCCTGAACACTGCGACCAGGCTTCATGA
- the gatZ gene encoding tagatose-bisphosphate aldolase subunit GatZ: MQDLIARHKAGEHYGICSVCSAHPLVIEAALRFDLHTDRKVLIEATSNQVNQTGGYTGMQPHQFRDFVHEIADRLGFPHQRLILGGDHLGPNCWQNESAEAAMEKAVVLVAAYVKAGFSKIHLDASMSCEGDPVPLAPHTVAERAARLCEAAERAATAEQRQRLTYVIGTEVPVPGGEATTIGSVHVTRVEDASLTLETHREAFYRLGLEEAFARVIAMVVQPGVEFDHTQIVHYQPQQAQSLSAWINQTPLVYEAHSTDYQSRQAYRALVHDHFAILKVGPALTFALREALFGLAYMEDALMPPERRSHVRDVIDEVMLNEPEYWKKYYRPTWSQAMVDIHFSLSDRIRYYWPHPRISQSVGKLIANLEETPLPPGLISQFLPGQFERVNTGTLAATPYNLIIDKIQDVLRAYRYGCSPCAE; encoded by the coding sequence ATGCAGGATCTGATAGCCCGACACAAAGCTGGCGAACATTATGGGATATGTTCCGTCTGCTCCGCCCATCCGCTGGTAATAGAAGCGGCGCTGCGTTTCGATCTTCACACTGACAGAAAGGTGCTGATCGAAGCCACCTCAAACCAGGTGAATCAAACTGGCGGCTACACCGGTATGCAGCCTCACCAGTTTCGCGATTTTGTCCATGAGATAGCGGATCGGCTTGGCTTTCCCCACCAGCGCCTCATTCTGGGCGGCGATCACCTGGGGCCTAACTGCTGGCAAAACGAAAGCGCAGAAGCGGCAATGGAAAAAGCTGTCGTGCTGGTCGCCGCGTATGTGAAGGCGGGTTTCAGCAAAATTCATCTCGACGCATCGATGTCCTGCGAAGGCGATCCTGTGCCGCTTGCGCCGCATACGGTGGCCGAGCGTGCAGCCCGGCTGTGTGAGGCGGCGGAGCGCGCTGCCACCGCAGAGCAACGGCAACGGTTAACGTATGTCATCGGTACGGAAGTGCCCGTGCCGGGCGGCGAGGCCACGACTATCGGCAGTGTTCACGTCACGCGCGTGGAAGACGCCTCGCTGACGCTTGAAACCCACCGCGAGGCGTTTTACCGGCTGGGGCTGGAGGAAGCATTCGCCAGAGTCATCGCCATGGTGGTGCAGCCCGGCGTGGAGTTTGACCATACCCAGATCGTTCACTATCAGCCGCAACAAGCACAGTCGCTTTCGGCATGGATTAACCAGACGCCGCTGGTGTATGAGGCCCACTCAACTGACTACCAGTCCCGCCAGGCATACCGGGCGCTGGTTCATGACCATTTTGCCATTCTTAAAGTAGGCCCTGCGCTCACCTTCGCGCTGCGCGAAGCCCTTTTCGGGCTGGCCTATATGGAAGACGCGCTGATGCCGCCGGAACGTCGCAGCCACGTGCGGGACGTCATTGACGAAGTGATGCTGAACGAGCCGGAGTACTGGAAAAAGTATTACCGCCCCACCTGGAGCCAGGCGATGGTCGATATTCATTTCAGCCTCTCCGATCGCATCCGTTACTACTGGCCGCACCCGCGCATCAGCCAGAGCGTCGGCAAACTTATCGCCAATCTGGAAGAGACACCGCTTCCGCCCGGTCTTATCAGCCAGTTTCTGCCGGGGCAGTTTGAGCGGGTCAACACCGGGACGCTGGCAGCCACGCCGTACAACCTGATTATCGACAAAATTCAGGATGTGCTGCGCGCCTACCGTTACGGCTGCTCCCCCTGCGCCGAATAA
- a CDS encoding tagatose bisphosphate family class II aldolase encodes MFIISSKNQLLKAQREGYAVPAFNIHNLETLQVVVETACDMRAPLIVAGTPGTFSSAGTGNLLALAAAMARHYNHPLAVHLDHHETLPDIENKVVAGARSVMIDGSHLPFKENVGLVKSVTAFCHRYDASVEAELGRLGGQEDDLVVGDNDALYTDPAQARDFVEQTGIDSLAVAIGTAHGFYHAEPRLDFARLADIRAVVDIPLVLHGASGLPAGDIQKAISLGVCKVNVATELKAAFSAGLKRYFHDNPDASDPRHYMQPAKAAMKEVVRQVIHRCGCEGKL; translated from the coding sequence CTTTTAACATTCATAACCTCGAAACCCTGCAAGTAGTGGTGGAAACCGCCTGCGACATGCGCGCTCCCCTGATTGTCGCAGGTACGCCGGGCACATTCTCCAGTGCCGGAACGGGTAATCTGCTCGCGCTCGCCGCCGCGATGGCGCGGCACTATAACCATCCGCTGGCGGTGCATCTCGACCACCACGAAACGCTGCCGGATATCGAGAATAAGGTAGTAGCAGGCGCGCGCTCCGTCATGATTGACGGTTCACATCTCCCCTTCAAAGAAAACGTCGGGCTGGTGAAAAGCGTTACCGCGTTTTGTCACCGCTATGACGCCAGCGTCGAGGCAGAGTTGGGGCGGCTCGGCGGCCAGGAGGACGATCTGGTCGTCGGCGATAACGACGCGCTGTACACCGATCCGGCGCAGGCCCGCGATTTCGTTGAGCAGACCGGTATCGACTCCCTTGCCGTCGCCATAGGCACCGCGCACGGTTTCTATCACGCGGAGCCCCGGCTCGATTTCGCAAGGCTCGCTGATATCCGCGCTGTGGTTGACATCCCGCTGGTGCTGCATGGCGCCTCCGGGTTACCCGCAGGCGATATTCAAAAAGCGATCTCTCTGGGCGTTTGCAAAGTCAATGTTGCGACGGAGCTTAAGGCAGCCTTCTCCGCCGGGCTTAAGCGCTATTTTCACGACAACCCCGACGCGAGCGATCCCCGCCATTACATGCAACCCGCTAAAGCCGCAATGAAAGAGGTCGTGCGTCAGGTGATTCATCGTTGCGGCTGCGAAGGGAAGCTTTGA